The nucleotide sequence CTGGCTCAGGGCTATTACCGGCCGCCCTACCGCCCTCCGGCCTTTCGCAACTGGAGGAACACCGGCGTCCGACCCCACGCACGGCCGCGGATGACGTTCCACCTCCGCTACCGCCAGGGCTTCCTCCCGGCGCTACCGCGTGAGCCGGGCAAGCTCGTGCACCATCACCTGTTCCCGCAGCAGAGAGAGCTGGCACTGTGGTTCGCCCAGAATGGCGTGGACATCCACAAGTTCACCATGCTCATTCCGGAGCACATCCACCGGCAGATTCACAGCGGCACCGGCCGCGGAGGGATGTGGAATCGAGCCTGGCAGGACTACAAAAGGGCCCTGGGAGACAGGCCCGTGCAGCCCGCGGAACTTCACCGCAAAGCAGTTGAGTTCATCTTCCGCTTCGAGTTGACCGGCCCTGTCGTGCCCTACAACACCCGAATAGGACCCTTTCCGCCTGGCCCCCAGCTACATGGGCCCTGATGAGCGGGCTACAGCAGAGAGAGGAATCGTGAAGTTCTACGAAGCCGAAACAGATGCATCGACAGGCTACACGGGCTACCTCGACGCCGTGCATCGCTGGGGGCTACCCGGCGTGCAGCCCTGCCCGACGTGCCGCACGGGTGGAGGCTCGCCATCGCTCGCATATCCCTGCGTGGATCTGTCCAGTCTCCCCGAGCACGAGCTCAAGAAGCTCTCCAACCCCTGGCCCGTTCCACGCGAGGAAATCTCCAGGCTCGCCGAGCTGGTACAGCCGTTTGCACCCCCATGGGCATTGTTGAAGCCAGGAGCGCAGTTCGGCCCGCTGACCGGTTCAGGTTCGGGCCGGTTCGGCATGCTCTTCATGCAGAGCTCCTGGTCGCTCTATCTCCGGCGTGAAGCCCTGGAGCAGCTGCGGGCCGCCGGAGTTCGCGGTCTTCACGGTTGCCTCATCCAGGTGGGCTTTCGTGGCAAGAACGCGCCTGAGCTACTGGAACTACAGCTGGAGCTGCACGGCCGAATTCACCCGTCGTGCCTGCCTGAAGGCCGCAAGCCCCCCTGCCCCACGTGTGGCAATGACCGGCTCAAGGTTCCCAGTCCCATCGTCCTCGACGCCGCGTCGCTCCCAGCCGACGTGGACGTCTTCCGCATGGCGGAGGCCTGGACCGTCATCCTCGTCACCGAGCGCTTCGTGGACGCCGTGGCTGGGCTCGGACTGGACGGAGTGAAGTTCCAGGAGTTGGAGACCCGCTGAGGCAGGCCCCCGGCACCGAATGGCCGGGAGCCCCTCTCACCCACGCCTCAGCGGCAGAAGCCGTCCGCGGCGCAAGTCCTGCCCGTGGCGCAGGTCAGCCCTGTCCCGATGCAGCTCGGCTGGCACGCGCCCACGCCCGTACCGTCGCTGTAGCAGCGGTAGTCGGCG is from Pyxidicoccus trucidator and encodes:
- a CDS encoding TIGR02269 family lipoprotein, translating into MTVRSRVCLSLSLLPAVLLLACAASSTGRHAWEDAERLERCGQSDAEQCVALACEGGDCGLFDCEDVESQALAAVPHEVELAQGYYRPPYRPPAFRNWRNTGVRPHARPRMTFHLRYRQGFLPALPREPGKLVHHHLFPQQRELALWFAQNGVDIHKFTMLIPEHIHRQIHSGTGRGGMWNRAWQDYKRALGDRPVQPAELHRKAVEFIFRFELTGPVVPYNTRIGPFPPGPQLHGP
- a CDS encoding double-CXXCG motif protein; amino-acid sequence: MKFYEAETDASTGYTGYLDAVHRWGLPGVQPCPTCRTGGGSPSLAYPCVDLSSLPEHELKKLSNPWPVPREEISRLAELVQPFAPPWALLKPGAQFGPLTGSGSGRFGMLFMQSSWSLYLRREALEQLRAAGVRGLHGCLIQVGFRGKNAPELLELQLELHGRIHPSCLPEGRKPPCPTCGNDRLKVPSPIVLDAASLPADVDVFRMAEAWTVILVTERFVDAVAGLGLDGVKFQELETR